Proteins encoded by one window of Acetivibrio thermocellus ATCC 27405:
- a CDS encoding endonuclease MutS2 encodes MNEKTLKILEFNKIIDKLVSLATSSLGKELAEKLVPDTDLNRVERAQKETSDAVAFIARRGTPPMGGIHDIRDSLKRVEIGAILNPGELLKTADVLRAVRNLKSYASNDRIKTDEDNIVSELIGCLESNKRIEDRIYMSILSEDEIADNASPTLANIRRQIRNAQESIKDKLNDIIRSSRYQKYIQEPIVTLRGDRYVIPVKQEYRTEIPGLIHDSSASGATIFIEPMAVVEANNHIRELKIKEQAEIEKILGELTGEIRGIVDSLKSNVSILGRLDFIFAKARLSLDYNCVCPVLNDEHKILIKKGRHPLLDKKTVVPIDFWIGEDFNTLVVTGPNTGGKTVTLKTVGLFTLMTQAGLHIPANEGTKMSIFKKVYADIGDEQSIEQSLSTFSSHMKNIVGILKDVDEDSLVLFDELGAGTDPTEGAALAMSILEYLRNKGSTTVATTHYSQLKAYAVTTKFVENACCEFNVETLRPTYRLLIGVPGKSNAFAISKRLGLFDDIIEKAKEFLTQDDIKFEDMLMSIEKNLNQSENEKMKAESYRLEAEKLKKELEEQKRKLAENRERLIQEARAEARKILLEARKEAEEIISKMRRLEQEVHNAQRQKEAEELRLKLKRKVDSIEETLELPLAPKNALVKPPENLKPGDSVLIVNLDQKGTVITPPDKDGEVVVQAGIMKINVHISNLKLVDEQKIVLNNSGIGKIGMSKAKSISTEIDVRGYNLEEAIESVDKYLDDAYLSGLTEVSIIHGKGTGVLRSGIQKFLKSDSRVKSFRLGKYGEGESGVTIVELR; translated from the coding sequence ATGAACGAAAAAACACTTAAAATATTGGAGTTTAATAAAATAATTGACAAACTGGTAAGCCTTGCAACATCTTCTTTGGGAAAAGAACTGGCGGAAAAGCTGGTGCCAGATACTGATCTTAACAGGGTTGAAAGGGCACAAAAGGAAACCAGTGACGCCGTCGCTTTTATTGCAAGAAGGGGAACCCCGCCCATGGGGGGAATTCATGATATACGGGACAGTTTAAAAAGAGTTGAAATCGGAGCGATTCTAAACCCTGGAGAGCTTTTAAAAACTGCCGACGTTTTAAGGGCTGTAAGAAATCTTAAAAGCTATGCGAGCAATGACAGAATCAAGACCGATGAAGACAATATTGTAAGTGAGCTTATAGGATGCCTTGAATCCAATAAGCGGATTGAAGACAGGATTTACATGTCAATACTAAGTGAGGATGAAATAGCTGACAATGCAAGCCCGACCCTTGCCAACATAAGAAGGCAGATACGAAATGCCCAGGAATCAATAAAAGATAAGCTCAATGATATCATAAGGTCGTCAAGATATCAGAAATATATACAGGAGCCCATAGTTACTTTAAGAGGAGACAGATATGTAATACCTGTCAAGCAGGAGTACAGAACCGAAATACCCGGACTTATACATGATTCATCCGCCAGCGGGGCGACCATTTTTATTGAGCCTATGGCGGTTGTGGAGGCCAACAACCACATACGGGAGCTTAAAATTAAAGAGCAGGCTGAAATTGAGAAAATACTGGGGGAATTGACCGGGGAGATAAGAGGAATTGTTGATTCCTTAAAGTCGAATGTTTCAATTTTAGGCCGTTTGGATTTCATATTTGCCAAGGCAAGGCTCAGCCTTGATTATAACTGTGTTTGCCCTGTACTTAACGATGAACATAAAATATTAATAAAAAAGGGAAGACATCCTCTTTTAGACAAAAAAACCGTTGTTCCCATCGATTTTTGGATCGGGGAAGACTTCAACACCCTTGTAGTGACCGGACCCAATACCGGAGGTAAAACGGTTACTTTGAAAACTGTGGGCCTGTTTACCCTTATGACGCAGGCAGGGCTTCATATTCCGGCAAATGAGGGAACCAAAATGAGTATTTTCAAAAAAGTCTATGCCGACATAGGGGATGAGCAGAGTATCGAACAGAGCCTTAGTACTTTTTCTTCGCATATGAAGAATATAGTTGGAATATTAAAGGATGTGGATGAAGATTCCCTTGTTCTGTTTGATGAGCTTGGAGCGGGAACAGACCCTACCGAGGGTGCCGCCCTTGCAATGTCAATACTTGAGTATTTAAGAAACAAGGGCAGTACAACGGTTGCCACCACCCATTACAGCCAGCTGAAAGCGTATGCCGTTACCACAAAATTTGTGGAAAATGCCTGCTGCGAGTTTAATGTGGAGACACTAAGGCCCACTTACAGGCTATTGATTGGAGTTCCCGGAAAAAGCAACGCCTTTGCAATATCAAAAAGGCTGGGGCTTTTTGATGACATTATTGAGAAGGCCAAAGAATTTTTAACCCAGGACGATATAAAGTTTGAAGACATGCTTATGTCGATTGAGAAAAACTTAAATCAGTCCGAAAATGAAAAAATGAAAGCTGAAAGCTATCGACTCGAAGCCGAAAAGCTAAAAAAAGAGCTGGAGGAGCAAAAAAGAAAGCTTGCTGAAAATCGGGAAAGATTAATACAGGAAGCAAGAGCTGAAGCGAGAAAAATTCTTCTTGAAGCAAGAAAAGAGGCGGAAGAGATTATTTCTAAAATGAGGAGGCTTGAACAGGAAGTCCATAACGCGCAGAGGCAAAAGGAGGCGGAAGAGCTTAGGCTCAAGCTTAAAAGAAAGGTTGATTCCATTGAGGAAACACTGGAATTGCCCCTTGCTCCGAAAAACGCTTTGGTAAAACCCCCGGAGAATTTAAAGCCCGGTGACAGTGTTCTAATCGTCAATTTGGACCAGAAAGGAACGGTTATCACTCCTCCGGACAAGGACGGAGAAGTGGTGGTTCAGGCCGGAATTATGAAAATAAACGTTCATATATCAAATTTAAAACTGGTGGACGAACAAAAAATTGTGTTAAACAATTCCGGAATTGGCAAAATAGGTATGTCAAAAGCAAAAAGCATATCAACTGAAATTGATGTAAGGGGATACAACTTGGAAGAGGCCATTGAAAGTGTCGACAAGTATTTGGATGATGCTTATCTTTCCGGGCTTACGGAGGTATCTATTATTCACGGCAAGGGAACCGGAGTACTCAGAAGTGGCATACAGAAATTTTTAAAATCAGATTCCAGGGTTAAATCTTTCAGGCTTGGAAAGTACGGAGAAGGTGAATCGGGAGTTACAATAGTCGAACTTAGGTGA
- a CDS encoding DUF3842 family protein has product MKIAVVDGQGGGIGKAVVEKLRKELPEDTQIIALGTNALATTLMLKAGANEGASGENAIVFNAPKVDIIVGPIGIISANSMMGELTPLMAAAIAESPARKILIPLNRCNIEIAGVKNEPLPYYIEHAVEMVKKYVEGHIA; this is encoded by the coding sequence ATGAAAATAGCAGTTGTGGACGGACAGGGCGGAGGTATTGGCAAAGCCGTTGTTGAAAAACTCAGAAAAGAATTGCCTGAAGATACACAAATCATAGCTTTAGGTACAAATGCACTTGCCACGACTCTTATGCTGAAAGCCGGAGCCAATGAGGGTGCGTCGGGAGAAAACGCGATAGTGTTCAATGCTCCCAAGGTGGATATTATAGTCGGTCCTATAGGAATAATTTCAGCCAATTCCATGATGGGGGAGCTTACACCTTTGATGGCCGCTGCAATAGCGGAAAGTCCGGCAAGGAAGATACTTATACCATTGAACAGATGCAATATCGAAATTGCAGGTGTGAAGAATGAACCGTTGCCCTACTATATTGAACATGCAGTTGAAATGGTAAAAAAATATGTGGAAGGACATATTGCATAA
- a CDS encoding N-acetylmuramoyl-L-alanine amidase: MKKPVILLTVLILVILMTVPGFAANGQYYSGYWGVTSNALIAVNGKVLTLERNPVIIEGRILVPARTTFQVLGVTTEWYSSSGVVKMVKGNKAVKMTVGSKVAHSGGSVKYMEAPPILVNGTVMVPMRFVAETFGENVGWDAKNEMAYIGNKPAEIPSRSGLKSNRTYKVVIDAGHGGSQSGAVYGGVKEKDLNLDIAKRLNTLLKAEGIKTYMTREKDITVGLYTRSDLANKEKADLFVSIHNNAGNSKTSGSMTLYHPDSGKKKGNLTAYEFAQIVQKNLNKTLGSKNMGVIQRPNLAVLRTTNMPAVIAEIGYMSNSAELAKLKTDSYRQKAAEALRDAVIESLEKMYK; this comes from the coding sequence GTGAAAAAGCCAGTAATTTTATTAACTGTATTAATCCTTGTGATACTCATGACAGTTCCCGGCTTTGCCGCAAACGGCCAGTATTATTCGGGATATTGGGGAGTAACTTCCAATGCTTTGATAGCTGTGAACGGAAAGGTTTTAACTCTCGAACGAAACCCGGTAATTATCGAGGGAAGAATTTTAGTACCGGCGAGAACTACTTTTCAAGTTTTGGGAGTAACCACCGAATGGTATTCCTCTTCCGGAGTTGTAAAGATGGTGAAAGGAAATAAGGCCGTTAAAATGACTGTTGGAAGTAAAGTGGCGCACTCGGGAGGTTCTGTAAAGTACATGGAAGCTCCGCCTATTCTCGTGAACGGCACAGTTATGGTTCCAATGAGATTTGTTGCTGAAACCTTCGGCGAGAATGTAGGCTGGGATGCAAAAAACGAAATGGCTTATATCGGAAACAAACCGGCGGAAATACCTTCAAGAAGCGGTCTTAAATCCAATAGAACATACAAGGTCGTTATTGATGCCGGTCACGGAGGGAGCCAATCGGGCGCTGTGTACGGAGGAGTAAAAGAAAAAGATTTGAACTTGGATATTGCCAAGCGGCTGAATACCTTGCTTAAAGCTGAAGGCATAAAAACATATATGACCCGGGAAAAAGACATAACAGTGGGGCTTTATACTAGATCTGACCTTGCGAACAAAGAAAAAGCCGATTTGTTTGTCAGCATTCATAACAATGCCGGGAACAGCAAAACTTCAGGGTCCATGACTTTGTATCATCCTGACAGCGGCAAAAAAAAGGGAAATCTTACCGCATATGAATTTGCTCAAATAGTGCAAAAAAATTTGAACAAGACCCTGGGGTCAAAGAATATGGGAGTTATTCAAAGACCAAATCTTGCAGTATTAAGGACGACAAACATGCCCGCGGTTATAGCGGAAATAGGTTATATGTCCAACAGTGCGGAGCTTGCAAAATTAAAAACCGATTCATACAGGCAGAAAGCTGCCGAAGCGTTGAGAGATGCCGTTATTGAAAGTCTTGAAAAAATGTATAAGTAA
- a CDS encoding carbohydrate ABC transporter permease: MAKIGYFESMKRKKKIKDTIANIILAILVVLTLGPIVFMVLTSLMDHNAIARGKWIAPTRFSNYVEVFQKLPFGIYFRNSLIVCSIVMVVALVIATLAGYSLAKYKFPGSGFFGILILATQLLPGMMFLLPLYLDFVKIKQATGIQLINSIPGLVIVYSAFFVPFSIWIIRGFFASIPGELEEAARIDGCNKFTAFLRVMLPLAVPGIVATAIYIFLTAWDELIFAWVLLKDTKVTTIPAGIRGFIAYTTARYDLLMAAGTIVTIPVLIMFFTMQKKFISGMTAGAVKG, from the coding sequence ATGGCTAAAATAGGTTATTTTGAATCGATGAAAAGAAAGAAAAAAATTAAGGATACCATTGCCAATATAATTCTCGCTATATTGGTGGTATTAACCCTCGGACCCATAGTATTCATGGTGCTGACATCTTTGATGGATCATAATGCCATTGCAAGGGGTAAATGGATTGCACCTACTCGATTCTCAAACTATGTTGAAGTCTTCCAAAAACTTCCTTTCGGTATTTATTTCAGAAACAGTCTTATTGTATGTTCAATTGTTATGGTTGTGGCGCTCGTTATTGCAACGCTTGCAGGTTACTCTTTGGCAAAATACAAATTTCCGGGGTCAGGTTTCTTTGGTATTCTTATTCTTGCAACGCAATTGCTTCCTGGAATGATGTTCTTGCTTCCTCTTTATCTCGACTTTGTTAAAATTAAGCAAGCAACCGGAATACAGCTGATAAACTCGATTCCAGGACTTGTAATAGTATATTCGGCGTTTTTCGTTCCTTTCAGTATCTGGATCATCAGAGGATTCTTTGCGTCCATACCCGGTGAGCTTGAAGAAGCTGCCAGAATAGACGGATGCAATAAATTTACAGCTTTCCTGAGGGTAATGCTTCCTTTGGCCGTTCCGGGAATTGTTGCGACTGCAATATACATTTTCCTGACGGCTTGGGATGAGCTGATTTTTGCATGGGTTCTTCTCAAGGATACCAAGGTGACTACTATTCCTGCCGGTATCAGAGGCTTTATTGCATACACAACTGCAAGATACGATTTGCTGATGGCAGCTGGTACTATAGTTACTATTCCTGTACTCATCATGTTCTTCACAATGCAGAAGAAGTTCATCAGCGGTATGACTGCCGGAGCAGTTAAGGGTTAA
- a CDS encoding carbohydrate ABC transporter permease yields MDIQLKKSGIGVKEKKSKNHLLYSIKQNLFAYAMLIPTFVCMMCIHFIPMLQGIYLSLLDLNQLTMTKFLNAPFIGLKNYYEILFDEKSLIRRGFWFALRNTAIYTVVVTFATFALGIILAMLVNREFKGRGIVRTALLMPWVVPSYVVGMTWGFLWRQDSGLINIILCDILHILPEKPYWLVGSNQIWAIIIPTIWRGLPLSMILMLAGLQSISPDYYEAADIDGANGWQKFWHITLPLLKPILAINVMFSLISNIYSFNIVSMMFGNGAGIPGEWGDLLMTYIQRNTFQMWRFGPGAAALMIVMFFVLGIVALWYTLFKDDLVVK; encoded by the coding sequence ATGGATATACAATTAAAGAAATCTGGTATAGGAGTTAAGGAAAAAAAGTCAAAAAATCATCTGTTATATTCAATAAAGCAGAATTTATTTGCGTATGCAATGTTAATACCTACTTTTGTTTGCATGATGTGCATTCACTTTATTCCCATGCTTCAGGGAATATATCTGTCTTTGCTGGATCTTAACCAGTTGACAATGACTAAGTTTTTGAATGCACCGTTTATAGGTCTGAAAAATTATTATGAAATTCTTTTTGATGAAAAGAGTTTGATTAGAAGAGGTTTCTGGTTTGCTCTTAGAAATACGGCCATTTATACGGTGGTAGTTACTTTTGCAACATTTGCCCTGGGAATTATACTGGCTATGCTTGTAAACAGGGAATTTAAAGGGAGAGGTATTGTAAGAACCGCGCTCCTTATGCCTTGGGTTGTACCTTCCTATGTTGTTGGTATGACATGGGGCTTTTTATGGAGACAGGATTCAGGTTTAATAAACATTATTTTGTGTGACATACTGCATATATTACCCGAAAAGCCGTATTGGCTGGTAGGGTCCAACCAGATTTGGGCAATAATTATACCTACAATATGGAGAGGTCTTCCTCTTTCTATGATTCTTATGCTGGCCGGTTTGCAGAGTATATCACCGGATTATTATGAAGCAGCTGATATTGATGGTGCCAACGGTTGGCAGAAGTTCTGGCATATAACTTTGCCTCTGTTGAAACCTATTCTTGCCATCAATGTTATGTTCTCATTAATTTCAAATATTTATTCTTTCAATATTGTTTCAATGATGTTTGGTAATGGTGCCGGTATACCGGGTGAATGGGGAGATCTTCTGATGACATACATTCAGAGAAATACATTCCAGATGTGGAGGTTTGGCCCGGGTGCGGCGGCTTTAATGATTGTAATGTTCTTTGTACTTGGTATTGTTGCTTTATGGTATACACTCTTTAAAGATGATTTGGTGGTGAAGTAA
- a CDS encoding sugar ABC transporter substrate-binding protein: MLKKVIALMLVAVMALSLAACGGGGGNTTTSPQPNDSQNSPDSGTKKDPVKLTMWIMPNSDTPDQDLLKVVKPFTDANPHITVEPTVVDWSAALTKITAAATSGEAPDITQVGSTWTAAIGAMEGALVELTGKIDTSAFVESTLQSAYIKGTDKMFGMPWFTETRALFYRKDACEKAGVNPETDFATWDKFKDALKKLNGIEVDGKKLVALGMPGKNDWNVVHNFSWWIYGAGGDFVNEEGTQATFSSENALKGIKFYSELAVEGLMDEPSLEKNTSDIESAFGDGAYATAFMGPWVISSYTKNKEENGNDLIDKIGVTMVPEGPAGRYAFMGGSNLVIFNSSKNKDEAVELLKFFASKEAQVEYSKVSKMLPVVKAAYEDPYFEDSLMKVFKEQVDKYGKHYASVPGWASAEVIFSEGLSKIWDNVMEVDGAYSYDKTVQIVKDVESQINQILQETSK, translated from the coding sequence ATGCTCAAGAAGGTAATCGCATTAATGTTGGTTGCTGTTATGGCTTTAAGTCTGGCAGCATGTGGTGGTGGAGGAGGAAATACTACGACTTCACCGCAACCAAACGATTCCCAAAATTCGCCTGATTCAGGAACAAAGAAGGACCCAGTAAAATTGACCATGTGGATCATGCCTAACAGTGACACACCGGACCAGGATCTTTTGAAAGTTGTTAAGCCATTCACAGATGCTAATCCTCATATCACAGTTGAACCTACAGTTGTTGACTGGAGTGCAGCTTTGACAAAGATCACAGCTGCTGCTACAAGTGGTGAAGCTCCTGACATTACACAGGTTGGTTCCACTTGGACAGCTGCTATCGGTGCAATGGAAGGTGCATTGGTTGAGCTTACCGGAAAAATCGATACAAGTGCTTTCGTTGAATCAACTCTGCAGTCAGCTTATATCAAAGGCACAGACAAGATGTTCGGTATGCCTTGGTTTACTGAAACAAGAGCTCTCTTCTACAGAAAAGACGCTTGCGAAAAAGCAGGTGTAAATCCTGAAACAGATTTCGCAACTTGGGACAAATTCAAAGATGCTCTCAAGAAACTCAACGGTATTGAAGTTGACGGCAAGAAACTGGTTGCACTGGGTATGCCGGGTAAGAACGACTGGAACGTTGTTCATAACTTCTCATGGTGGATTTACGGTGCCGGCGGAGACTTTGTAAACGAAGAAGGTACACAAGCTACTTTCTCAAGCGAAAATGCTCTTAAAGGTATCAAATTCTATTCAGAACTTGCTGTTGAAGGTTTGATGGATGAGCCTTCACTTGAAAAGAATACAAGTGACATTGAGTCCGCATTTGGTGACGGTGCATACGCTACTGCATTCATGGGTCCTTGGGTTATTTCATCTTACACAAAGAATAAAGAAGAAAACGGTAACGACCTTATCGACAAAATTGGTGTTACTATGGTTCCTGAAGGACCTGCAGGAAGATATGCATTCATGGGTGGAAGTAACCTTGTAATATTCAACTCATCAAAGAACAAGGATGAAGCCGTTGAACTTCTCAAGTTCTTTGCTAGCAAAGAAGCTCAGGTTGAATACTCAAAGGTTAGCAAGATGCTTCCGGTTGTTAAAGCGGCTTACGAAGATCCATACTTTGAAGATTCATTGATGAAAGTATTCAAAGAACAGGTAGACAAATATGGTAAACACTATGCATCAGTTCCTGGTTGGGCTTCTGCAGAAGTTATCTTCTCAGAAGGTCTCAGCAAGATCTGGGATAACGTTATGGAAGTTGATGGTGCATACAGCTACGACAAGACTGTACAAATCGTAAAAGATGTTGAAAGTCAAATCAACCAAATATTGCAAGAAACAAGCAAATAA
- the spoIVA gene encoding stage IV sporulation protein A, producing MEKYNIYQQIAERTQGDIYIGVVGPVRTGKSTFIKRFMDLLVIPNIENEFSRARAKDELPQSASGRTIMTTEPKFVPNEAIKIELDENVHFKVRLVDCVGYMVKGAIGHMENDMPRMVSTPWFDEQIPFVQAAEIGTKKVITDHSTIGFVVTTDGSITDIAREDYVEAEERVVKELKEINKPFVILLNSINPSNPETESLRQELEAKYNVPVIGVNCAQLRIEDLNNIMERVLLEFPINEIGVNIPKWIESLDDNHWLKVDIINAVKEAFRGITRIREIRGSVNRFDEFEFIKRAYIDHINLGSGTAYVEINEQDGLFYRILSEMTGLEIDGEHRLISLMTELARIKKEYDKVQYALHEVKLKGYGIVSPQIEEMSLEEPEIIKQGSRFGVKLRASAPSIHMIRADIETEIAPLVGTEKQSEELVSYLLKEFENEPEKLWQSNIFGKSLHELVSEGLQNKLYRMPEDAQLKLQETLQKIINEGSGGLICIIL from the coding sequence GTGGAAAAATATAATATATACCAGCAAATTGCAGAAAGAACGCAGGGAGATATATATATAGGCGTTGTTGGCCCGGTGAGAACAGGAAAGTCCACATTCATAAAAAGATTTATGGACTTGTTGGTTATACCGAATATAGAAAATGAATTTTCAAGGGCAAGGGCAAAAGACGAACTTCCGCAAAGTGCTTCGGGACGCACAATAATGACCACCGAACCGAAATTTGTCCCAAATGAAGCCATTAAAATTGAACTTGACGAAAATGTTCACTTTAAGGTAAGACTGGTGGATTGTGTCGGATACATGGTAAAAGGCGCTATTGGCCACATGGAAAATGACATGCCCCGGATGGTGTCCACACCTTGGTTTGATGAGCAGATTCCATTTGTTCAGGCTGCTGAAATCGGAACCAAAAAAGTTATCACTGATCATTCCACCATTGGATTTGTAGTTACAACCGACGGCAGTATAACCGACATCGCCAGGGAAGACTACGTTGAAGCCGAAGAAAGAGTTGTAAAAGAATTAAAAGAGATTAACAAGCCATTTGTAATACTTTTGAATTCGATAAATCCGTCGAATCCTGAAACAGAAAGTTTAAGGCAGGAACTTGAGGCAAAGTACAATGTTCCGGTGATAGGTGTTAACTGCGCACAGCTTCGAATCGAAGATTTGAACAACATAATGGAAAGGGTGCTGCTTGAGTTCCCGATAAATGAAATTGGGGTTAACATACCGAAATGGATTGAGTCCCTTGATGACAACCACTGGCTTAAAGTTGACATAATTAATGCTGTGAAAGAAGCTTTCAGAGGAATCACCAGGATCCGGGAAATTAGGGGCAGTGTAAACAGGTTTGATGAATTTGAATTTATAAAACGGGCTTATATTGATCACATAAACCTTGGTTCGGGAACTGCTTATGTGGAGATTAATGAGCAGGACGGACTGTTTTATCGTATATTGAGCGAAATGACCGGGCTTGAAATTGACGGCGAACACAGGCTTATTTCACTTATGACGGAGCTTGCAAGGATAAAAAAAGAATATGATAAAGTTCAATATGCCCTTCATGAGGTTAAACTTAAAGGATATGGCATAGTATCTCCCCAGATAGAAGAAATGTCTCTTGAAGAACCCGAAATAATAAAACAGGGAAGCCGCTTCGGGGTTAAACTTAGGGCAAGTGCGCCTTCAATACATATGATAAGGGCGGATATTGAAACAGAAATAGCGCCTTTGGTGGGAACGGAAAAACAGTCCGAAGAACTGGTCAGCTATCTTTTAAAGGAATTTGAAAATGAACCGGAAAAATTGTGGCAGTCGAACATCTTTGGAAAGTCATTGCATGAACTGGTGAGTGAAGGGCTTCAAAACAAGCTTTACAGGATGCCTGAAGACGCACAGCTGAAACTTCAGGAGACACTGCAAAAAATAATTAACGAGGGAAGCGGAGGACTTATTTGTATTATTTTGTAA
- a CDS encoding NAD(P)H-dependent glycerol-3-phosphate dehydrogenase, whose amino-acid sequence MNKKISIIGAGSWGTALAVLLANNGMSVTMWSIFEDEIKMLNEKREHVHKLPGVIVPENVTFTSDLEKAVCDAEVVVVVVPSQTVRQTAKDISKYIRDDTVIVSCSKGLEEGTGLRMSEVIGQEIKDAKTVILSGPSHAEEVGRGVPTAIVAASCDIKAAELIQDIFMSPEFRVYTNTDVVGVELGGALKNVIALCAGISDGLGFGDNTKAALMTRGITEISRLGVSMGANPQTFAGLTGIGDLIVTCTSMHSRNRRAGILIGQGKSPQEAMDEVKMVVEGVTTTKAAYELARKMDVAMPITFEAYEVLFNGKNPRQAVYDLMMRNKKNEVEELDAKWL is encoded by the coding sequence ATGAACAAAAAAATATCCATAATTGGTGCGGGAAGCTGGGGGACCGCTCTGGCGGTGTTATTGGCCAACAACGGCATGAGTGTTACCATGTGGTCGATTTTTGAAGACGAAATTAAGATGCTGAACGAAAAAAGAGAGCATGTACATAAGTTGCCGGGTGTTATTGTTCCGGAGAATGTCACATTTACATCGGATCTTGAAAAAGCTGTGTGTGATGCCGAGGTTGTGGTTGTGGTGGTACCTTCCCAAACTGTCAGGCAGACTGCAAAGGATATATCGAAATATATAAGGGATGATACGGTAATTGTTAGTTGTTCCAAAGGGTTGGAGGAAGGAACGGGGCTTAGAATGTCCGAGGTAATAGGTCAGGAGATAAAAGACGCAAAAACCGTTATCCTTTCAGGTCCAAGCCATGCCGAAGAAGTGGGAAGAGGTGTGCCCACGGCAATTGTGGCGGCATCTTGTGATATCAAAGCGGCGGAACTTATTCAGGATATATTCATGTCACCGGAATTTAGAGTTTACACCAACACGGATGTTGTCGGAGTGGAGCTTGGAGGTGCCTTGAAAAATGTAATAGCATTGTGTGCCGGAATATCGGATGGTTTGGGTTTTGGGGACAATACCAAGGCTGCGCTTATGACAAGAGGAATAACCGAAATTTCAAGGCTGGGAGTTTCCATGGGGGCAAATCCCCAGACTTTTGCCGGACTTACGGGTATAGGAGACCTTATTGTGACTTGTACCAGCATGCACAGCAGAAACAGGCGTGCCGGAATTTTGATCGGTCAGGGAAAATCACCGCAGGAAGCAATGGATGAAGTTAAAATGGTTGTTGAGGGTGTTACAACGACAAAAGCAGCTTATGAACTTGCACGGAAAATGGATGTTGCGATGCCCATAACCTTCGAAGCATACGAAGTATTGTTTAACGGAAAGAATCCAAGACAGGCAGTGTATGATCTTATGATGAGGAACAAGAAAAATGAGGTTGAAGAATTGGATGCCAAATGGCTTTGA
- the plsY gene encoding glycerol-3-phosphate 1-O-acyltransferase PlsY has product MVWPVLKAVVAALIGYLLGSANTSLIVGKFYGVDVRKHGSGNAGMTNTLRTLGKFPAFLVILGDTLKGILACVIGYYIFKIGFDSSELNFTVELDRAGLLAGGLGAILGHNWPLYFGFKGGKGVLTTFAVIMLAGPYQGLILLGVFLVVVVLTRYVSLGSITAALCFPFLVAFMEKDIIYIVFAVFVSLLVIIRHRSNIVRLCKGTENKLGAKKNE; this is encoded by the coding sequence TTGGTTTGGCCGGTATTGAAGGCGGTAGTGGCTGCTTTGATAGGATATCTTTTGGGCAGTGCGAATACCTCGCTTATTGTCGGGAAATTTTACGGTGTGGATGTGAGAAAACACGGAAGCGGAAATGCGGGTATGACCAATACTTTGAGAACTCTCGGAAAATTTCCGGCTTTCCTTGTAATTTTGGGAGATACGCTAAAGGGGATTTTGGCATGTGTTATTGGGTATTATATTTTTAAAATTGGTTTCGATTCGTCAGAATTAAATTTTACCGTAGAACTTGACAGAGCCGGACTTCTTGCCGGAGGATTGGGAGCAATACTGGGACACAACTGGCCTCTTTATTTCGGGTTTAAAGGCGGAAAAGGCGTGCTCACCACTTTTGCCGTGATAATGCTTGCAGGCCCGTATCAGGGACTTATCCTTCTGGGTGTATTTTTGGTGGTGGTTGTGTTGACCAGATATGTATCTTTAGGCTCAATAACGGCTGCATTGTGTTTCCCTTTTTTGGTCGCTTTTATGGAAAAGGATATTATATACATTGTTTTCGCCGTTTTTGTATCTCTTCTTGTTATAATCAGGCATCGCTCCAATATTGTAAGATTGTGCAAAGGTACTGAAAATAAGCTCGGTGCCAAGAAGAATGAGTAA